A DNA window from Pongo abelii isolate AG06213 chromosome 2, NHGRI_mPonAbe1-v2.0_pri, whole genome shotgun sequence contains the following coding sequences:
- the TMPPE gene encoding transmembrane protein with metallophosphoesterase domain, translating into MAIFRQLSLGAKATLAAVTVFVSMIASRSYLAESLELRAWRWLLRLQLALFVNSLLLIGSLYIWRSTVSNLCHSPAAESTCFQLWKVVVLAFLALAHSSFFTMFFLVAEEPYLFSLVAYSCLGAYIIMLFFLCILSGMEQAYQLLAWRSGRVMGSLDKTRKLVLRPALAVGVTAVLSVAGILNAAQPPAVKTVEVPIHQLPASMNNLKIVLLSDIHLGPTVGKTKMEMFVRMVNVLEPDITVIVGDLSDSEASVLRTAVAPLGQLHSRLGAYFVTGNHEYYTSDVSNWFALLESLHVQPLHNENVKISATRAQRGGGGSGGGSEDEDWICLAGVDDIEADILHYSGHGMDLDKALEGCSPDHTIILLAHQPLAAKRALQARPDINLILSGHTHAGQIFPLNVAAYLLNPFFAGLYQVDQATFVYVSPGTAYYGIPMRLGSRAEITELILQRSS; encoded by the coding sequence ATGGCCATCTTCAGGCAGCTGTCCCTAGGCGCGAAGGCCACCCTGGCTGCTGTCACTGTCTTCGTGTCCATGATCGCCTCCCGCTCGTATCTGGCAGAGAGCCTTGAGCTCAGGGCCTGGCGTTGGCTGCTTCGCTTGCAGCTTGCCCTGTTTGTCAACTCGCTCTTGCTCATTGGCTCCCTCTACATTTGGCGCAGCACAGTGAGCAACCTCTGCCACTCCCCAGCTGCAGAGTCAACCTGTTTTCAGCTTTGGAAGGTGGTGGTTCTGGCATTTCTGGCCCTGGCCCATTCCAGTTTCTTTACCATGTTCTTTTTAGTGGCTGAAGAGCCCTATCTCTTTTCCTTGGTGGCCTACTCCTGCCTGGGTGCTTACATCATCATGCTCTTCTTCCTCTGCATCCTCAGCGGCATGGAGCAGGCCTACCAGCtcttggcctggcgcagtggtaGGGTCATGGGCAGCCTTGACAAGACAAGGAAGCTGGTGCTCAGGCCTGCCCTGGCAGTGGGAGTGACTGCTGTGCTCAGTGTGGCCGGGATTCTGAATGCCGCGCAGCCCCCAGCTGTGAAAACTGTGGAGGTGCCCATCCATCAGCTGCCTGCCTCAATGAACAACCTCAAGATCGTGCTCCTCTCAGACATTCACTTGGGCCCCACAGTGGGCAAGACCAAGATGGAAATGTTTGTGAGGATGGTGAATGTGCTGGAACCAGACATCACGGTGATTGTGGGTGACCTCTCCGACTCAGAAGCCTCAGTCCTGCGGACGGCTGTCGCTCCTCTGGGCCAGCTTCATTCACGTCTCGGTGCCTACTTCGTCACAGGCAATCATGAGTACTACACGTCAGATGTCAGCAACTGGTTTGCACTTCTGGAATCCCTGCATGTCCAGCCTCTTCATAATGAGAACGTGAAGATTTCCGCCACACGGGCCCAacgtggtggtggtggcagtggcggTGGGAGTGAGGATGAGGACTGGATCTGCTTGGCTGGGGTGGATGATATTGAAGCAGACATCCTGCACTACTCTGGCCATGGCATGGATCTTGACAAGGCCCTGGAGGGCTGCAGCCCAGACCACACAATCATCTTGCTAGCTCACCAGCCCCTGGCTGCCAAGAGAGCTCTCCAGGCTCGGCCAGATATTAACCTGATCCTTTCTGGGCACACACATGCTGGGCAGATCTTCCCCTTGAACGTAGCAGCCTACCTCCTGAATCCCTTCTTTGCTGGTCTCTACCAAGTGGACCAGGCTACATTCGTGTATGTCAGCCCAGGCACAGCCTACTACGGGATACCCATGAGGCTGGGTAGCAGGGCCGAGATCACAGAGCTCATCCTGCAGCGGTCTTCCTGA